Proteins found in one Fulvitalea axinellae genomic segment:
- a CDS encoding glycosyltransferase produces MKVLVLYTRLTGYWMACMRQSHQEYGFEFFVLRKRSSPDAPFCLEDEAGIRLMDSEDFDEVKLLKLAEEIQPVAIYVAGWGDKRYLQVAKWGLKNAVPVICGMDNQWLGTAKQQLASLLAPVYLKKHFSHIWIPGALQLPFAQRLGFGNDQILKGLYCADLEAFRPAEVTGAVPKRFVFTGRLVEHKGLDVLLEALDRLGDGLKDWEFVVIGNGPYAERVKANSRITHYEFMSPEELCVFMREGGVFVLPSHYEAWGVVVHEAMAVGMPVISTYQCGAADELVVDGYNGFKVNSGDVDVLVEALSKFVVMDSETLQDFSDRSLELSRQVTLESWSASLSRVAKKVREKSEVSV; encoded by the coding sequence ATGAAAGTATTGGTGTTATATACCCGTTTGACAGGCTATTGGATGGCTTGCATGCGGCAGAGTCATCAAGAGTACGGGTTTGAGTTTTTTGTTTTACGAAAGCGATCTTCTCCGGACGCTCCATTCTGTTTAGAGGATGAAGCCGGTATTCGTTTGATGGATAGCGAGGATTTTGACGAAGTGAAATTGTTGAAGCTGGCGGAGGAAATTCAGCCCGTGGCAATTTATGTGGCGGGCTGGGGGGATAAGCGCTACCTTCAGGTGGCGAAGTGGGGCCTAAAAAATGCCGTACCGGTGATCTGTGGGATGGATAACCAATGGCTGGGAACAGCTAAACAACAGCTTGCGTCACTGTTGGCGCCTGTTTATTTGAAAAAACATTTTTCCCATATCTGGATACCGGGAGCTTTGCAATTGCCTTTTGCGCAGCGTTTGGGTTTTGGTAATGATCAGATTCTTAAAGGTCTTTATTGCGCCGATTTGGAAGCCTTCAGACCTGCTGAAGTCACCGGGGCTGTACCTAAGCGTTTTGTTTTTACGGGCAGACTGGTAGAGCATAAAGGGCTCGATGTGCTGTTGGAGGCATTGGACCGTTTGGGAGACGGATTGAAAGATTGGGAGTTTGTGGTGATAGGCAATGGCCCTTATGCGGAAAGGGTGAAAGCTAATTCCCGCATTACACATTATGAATTTATGTCGCCGGAAGAGCTGTGCGTCTTTATGCGCGAAGGAGGGGTATTTGTTCTGCCGAGTCATTACGAGGCTTGGGGGGTTGTGGTACACGAAGCAATGGCTGTGGGGATGCCTGTGATCTCTACTTATCAGTGTGGTGCCGCGGATGAATTGGTTGTGGATGGATATAATGGCTTTAAAGTCAATAGTGGCGACGTAGATGTTTTGGTAGAGGCACTTTCCAAATTTGTAGTGATGGACTCGGAAACACTTCAAGATTTCTCCGATCGTAGCTTGGAATTGTCAAGACAAGTGACATTGGAGAGCTGGAGCGCAAGTTTGAGCCGAGTGGCGAAAAAAGTAAGAGAGAAATCTGAAGTCAGTGTCTAA
- a CDS encoding O-antigen ligase family protein, with product MEYLYQAIVGQKKEYLWLILIGITGFFGGFILASLVLLLAMHFQSGNDRFRLLLFLLIFWMSDQVSQQFAYWKILRFVILGIFFVSLFRKHLIFISPTNRLLVLSVYSCVLALLYSPVFFDSFLRGLGYWLVGLVVFVEIGGWYRNDRWRIIDAILLFGHLFFGFGILVKIFGFSFFNVEMAGRFSGLMGNPNGLGLLSVMLLPLLDYFITVVNDDKPYVRALRLLQVLILISVVLSGSRSALACIFIYVMLSWGLKNSLRMILTGGITFLLFYFFNSFNWTEILNTYGLTEYARVDSLETASGRSEVWKIVWTEIQKSPWIGKGMLYDIHFIGEYRRTLTGVVARHWSGVWNSYLSMLMDVGFIGLGLYLWFIFKCFLRSANKRLALAFLCATLFLGITESWMAASMNAFTPMFFLYWAIQGADRERQEEEDLNERSGKSPISV from the coding sequence ATGGAATATTTGTATCAGGCGATTGTCGGGCAGAAGAAAGAATATTTATGGCTGATTCTAATTGGCATAACGGGTTTTTTTGGTGGCTTTATCTTAGCTTCATTGGTATTATTGCTCGCTATGCATTTCCAGTCAGGAAATGATCGTTTTAGGTTGTTGTTGTTTCTTCTGATTTTCTGGATGAGTGATCAGGTATCACAGCAGTTTGCTTATTGGAAAATATTGCGTTTTGTTATCTTAGGAATATTTTTCGTTAGTTTATTTCGTAAACATTTGATTTTTATTTCGCCCACGAATCGATTGCTTGTTTTATCTGTATATTCTTGTGTTTTGGCTTTATTATATTCGCCTGTATTTTTTGACTCCTTTTTGCGGGGTCTAGGCTATTGGCTTGTAGGGCTTGTCGTTTTTGTAGAAATAGGTGGTTGGTATAGGAATGACCGTTGGCGTATAATTGATGCTATTTTGTTATTTGGTCATTTATTTTTTGGTTTTGGCATTTTAGTGAAAATATTTGGTTTTTCTTTTTTTAATGTTGAAATGGCTGGTCGTTTTTCTGGACTGATGGGGAATCCCAATGGCTTAGGCTTGCTTTCTGTTATGCTGTTGCCTCTTTTGGATTATTTTATTACGGTTGTAAATGATGATAAACCCTATGTTAGGGCTTTACGCTTATTGCAGGTGTTAATACTAATTTCAGTTGTGTTGAGTGGCTCGAGGAGTGCCTTGGCCTGTATTTTTATCTATGTTATGTTGTCTTGGGGCCTTAAAAATAGTTTGCGAATGATCCTTACAGGAGGCATTACATTTTTATTATTTTATTTTTTCAATTCATTTAATTGGACGGAAATTTTAAATACCTATGGTTTGACGGAGTATGCAAGGGTAGATTCATTGGAGACCGCCAGTGGCCGTTCGGAGGTGTGGAAAATCGTTTGGACAGAAATTCAGAAGTCGCCATGGATAGGTAAGGGTATGCTCTATGATATACATTTTATCGGAGAATATCGAAGAACCTTGACGGGAGTAGTGGCTCGGCATTGGTCAGGCGTATGGAATAGTTATTTAAGTATGTTGATGGACGTAGGTTTTATTGGTTTGGGGTTGTATCTCTGGTTTATTTTTAAGTGCTTTCTTCGTTCCGCAAATAAACGTCTAGCTTTAGCCTTTTTGTGCGCCACACTTTTTTTAGGGATCACTGAATCTTGGATGGCCGCCTCGATGAACGCTTTTACTCCCATGTTCTTTTTGTATTGGGCGATACAGGGTGCTGATAGAGAGAGACAGGAAGAAGAAGATTTGAATGAACGTAGTGGAAAATCACCCATTTCTGTATAG
- a CDS encoding glycosyltransferase family 4 protein, with translation MKIALVTNGIYPYVMGGMQKHSYNLVKTLARKGTQVDLYHFIPKGKEHLENPFTEEERGNINEIIIDYPIVRWFPGHYLWTLYLYSKLIFKEFLKRRPVDFVYAKGFSGWHFLRMKRKGLLEIPFGVNFHGYEMFQKWPSFKVGLKLQLLKLPVLEHIKHSDYLFSYGGKITTIIERLGGRGKIIDIPTGINQDWINTSDDLRNFGKDRVKFIFVGRAERRKGIQEIKEVLRTLPENQFEFHFVGPIPESQQVSGEHIFYHGPKYDQSEIKNILRTCDVLVCPSYSEGMPNVIMEGMSQGLAIIATDVGAVAAMVGLENGKLLSPNAITRDLRKSMLEIIERDKRSLADLKGASLEKVRQLSWEKIGLMTIDCLKSCISVKNEMSA, from the coding sequence ATGAAAATTGCTCTTGTTACTAATGGTATCTATCCCTACGTGATGGGAGGAATGCAGAAGCATTCGTATAATTTGGTTAAGACTTTGGCGCGAAAGGGGACGCAAGTTGATTTGTATCATTTTATCCCGAAGGGAAAGGAACATTTAGAAAATCCATTTACTGAGGAGGAAAGAGGTAATATAAACGAAATCATAATTGATTATCCTATAGTTAGGTGGTTTCCAGGGCATTATTTGTGGACCTTATATTTATATTCAAAGCTTATATTCAAAGAATTTTTGAAACGGAGGCCTGTTGATTTTGTGTATGCGAAAGGCTTTTCGGGCTGGCATTTTTTAAGGATGAAACGTAAAGGGTTGTTGGAAATTCCTTTTGGCGTAAATTTTCATGGATACGAGATGTTTCAAAAATGGCCGAGTTTTAAGGTTGGTCTGAAATTACAACTTTTGAAGTTACCAGTTTTAGAGCATATTAAGCATAGCGATTATTTATTTTCTTATGGGGGAAAGATTACGACAATCATAGAACGTCTTGGGGGACGTGGGAAAATTATAGATATCCCAACGGGAATTAATCAAGATTGGATTAATACATCAGATGATCTAAGGAATTTTGGGAAAGACCGGGTGAAATTTATTTTTGTTGGAAGAGCGGAAAGAAGAAAAGGCATTCAAGAAATTAAAGAGGTATTAAGAACATTGCCTGAAAACCAGTTTGAGTTTCATTTTGTAGGGCCAATACCGGAATCGCAACAGGTTTCAGGAGAGCATATTTTTTACCATGGACCTAAGTATGATCAATCTGAGATAAAGAATATTTTAAGAACTTGTGATGTTTTGGTTTGCCCTAGTTATTCGGAAGGAATGCCTAATGTTATTATGGAAGGGATGTCTCAAGGTTTGGCTATTATTGCTACAGATGTAGGGGCGGTGGCAGCGATGGTTGGCTTGGAAAATGGGAAACTTCTTTCACCTAATGCCATAACCAGAGATTTGCGTAAGTCTATGTTGGAAATAATTGAAAGGGATAAGCGATCATTAGCAGACCTCAAAGGAGCATCGCTTGAAAAAGTGCGACAACTTTCATGGGAAAAGATAGGATTGATGACCATTGATTGTTTAAAATCGTGTATTTCAGTCAAAAATGAGATGAGTGCCTAG
- a CDS encoding glycosyltransferase family 4 protein — MKVLHINDKIENSGGVEVYIHQLLELSPEYGLDADLLAIKREEGKLQGLTQGGAVVTEIEHDDLAEFVSQYDILHLHSISDPDLIKYLSKLKPLIRSMHEPRMICPGSGKFLRKSEKVCQKPFGLHCFYQAYKEGCCNRHPKRLIPAYQNTAFEVKYAHQVYRKVLVMSEYMREEAIKAGIPKDVLNLNPYFSSTKIESKKKTMNNGTKKLLFVGRLIRHKGVHYAINAVEKLLRQGVDVYLDIIGEGVDKDEFKCLVHDLGVGQFVNFSGWKTQKDVLAAMLQADIVLVPSIYPEAFGIVGLEAMAKGQPVVGFDVGGISQWLTPKVGALVKGISNDDFAEGIISVLNDTTQYDGQSEFRKKYMPVYHIEALKKMYKDCI; from the coding sequence GTGAAAGTTCTACATATTAATGATAAAATAGAAAATAGTGGTGGTGTTGAGGTTTATATCCATCAGTTGTTAGAATTATCTCCTGAGTATGGATTGGATGCTGATTTGTTGGCGATAAAAAGGGAAGAGGGCAAGTTACAAGGTCTGACTCAGGGAGGTGCTGTGGTGACTGAAATTGAGCACGATGATTTGGCCGAGTTTGTCTCACAATATGATATTCTTCACCTTCACAGTATCTCGGATCCTGATCTCATAAAATATTTAAGCAAACTTAAACCATTGATTCGTTCCATGCACGAACCTAGAATGATTTGCCCCGGAAGCGGTAAGTTTTTACGGAAAAGTGAGAAGGTCTGTCAAAAGCCTTTTGGTCTTCATTGTTTTTATCAGGCATATAAAGAGGGCTGTTGTAATCGTCACCCTAAACGTTTGATCCCCGCATATCAAAATACAGCGTTTGAAGTCAAGTACGCTCATCAAGTGTATCGAAAAGTCCTTGTGATGTCTGAATATATGAGAGAAGAGGCGATAAAAGCTGGGATACCCAAAGATGTATTAAACCTAAACCCTTATTTTTCGTCGACTAAAATTGAGTCGAAGAAAAAAACGATGAATAACGGAACTAAAAAGTTGTTATTCGTAGGTCGTTTGATACGGCACAAAGGCGTTCATTATGCTATAAATGCGGTGGAGAAATTATTAAGGCAAGGGGTTGATGTTTATTTGGATATTATAGGTGAGGGTGTAGATAAGGATGAATTTAAATGCCTTGTTCATGACTTAGGGGTAGGTCAGTTTGTGAACTTTTCAGGATGGAAGACTCAAAAAGATGTTCTCGCAGCCATGTTGCAAGCTGACATTGTGTTAGTCCCGTCAATCTACCCTGAAGCTTTTGGTATCGTAGGCTTGGAGGCTATGGCTAAAGGTCAACCAGTAGTTGGGTTTGATGTTGGGGGAATTAGTCAGTGGTTAACCCCTAAGGTTGGAGCACTTGTCAAAGGTATTTCAAATGATGATTTTGCTGAAGGAATCATTTCTGTATTGAATGACACAACCCAATATGATGGACAATCGGAATTTCGAAAAAAATATATGCCTGTATATCATATTGAGGCATTGAAAAAAATGTATAAAGATTGTATATGA
- a CDS encoding glycosyltransferase family 4 protein, which produces MKILYLVASEGIYYDMRGGAGTHIRGTIKAFRDHGHEVTPLLFGDYLRKNLNSQGEDDVVVEKSKSTKDFLPQKLRVLGREFNSIRRKKKYRALIEDYLVDNRPDFIYERSCLFSVDGGRLARKHGIPYFLETSGCIAELADDAYGVPSVQLANYIERLKLQSADVVVTEAKSAIPFVRDKFNLKNAKIIAKPLGVYLPVDEDSNIREGRISILRKSLGLSEEDIVVGYVGSFASYHRVESFIPYFRENEALRFLMVGAGGNYEYCKEKVCELGLSNVIFTGYVKEGLSDYLGIMDLGLIPDCEPHMAPIKYFEYGIYGVCPIVPDYWAFERLCENKVNGFKFRPNDHSSISSMFSTIMNCKREEVKEKGESWSQEVRSNFEWKEVVREVILTAQNNN; this is translated from the coding sequence ATGAAAATATTATACTTAGTAGCTAGTGAAGGCATCTATTACGATATGCGTGGTGGTGCTGGAACGCATATTCGAGGGACAATAAAAGCCTTTCGGGATCATGGTCATGAGGTAACACCTTTGTTATTTGGAGATTACTTACGCAAGAATCTGAATTCTCAAGGTGAAGATGATGTAGTGGTGGAAAAGTCGAAATCGACTAAAGATTTCTTGCCTCAAAAATTGAGGGTACTAGGGCGAGAATTCAATTCTATTAGAAGAAAAAAGAAATATAGAGCTTTAATAGAAGATTATTTAGTGGATAATAGACCGGACTTTATTTATGAACGTTCGTGTTTGTTTTCAGTAGATGGAGGCCGATTGGCTAGGAAGCATGGAATACCCTATTTTTTGGAAACATCGGGTTGTATTGCTGAATTGGCAGATGATGCATATGGAGTTCCGTCTGTTCAATTAGCTAATTATATTGAGCGGTTGAAGTTGCAAAGCGCCGATGTCGTGGTAACAGAAGCAAAATCGGCGATCCCTTTTGTAAGGGATAAATTTAATCTCAAAAACGCAAAAATTATCGCAAAGCCATTGGGGGTATATTTGCCTGTCGATGAAGATTCGAATATACGAGAGGGAAGAATATCTATATTAAGAAAGTCTCTGGGTTTATCAGAAGAGGACATTGTTGTAGGGTATGTTGGTTCTTTCGCTAGCTATCATAGAGTAGAATCTTTTATTCCCTATTTTAGGGAGAATGAAGCGCTTAGATTTTTGATGGTAGGGGCTGGGGGGAACTATGAATATTGTAAAGAGAAAGTATGTGAATTGGGATTGTCCAATGTAATTTTTACTGGATATGTTAAAGAAGGATTATCTGATTATTTAGGTATTATGGATTTGGGGTTGATCCCTGATTGCGAGCCCCATATGGCACCTATCAAATACTTTGAGTATGGGATATATGGGGTTTGCCCAATTGTTCCAGATTATTGGGCGTTTGAGAGGCTTTGCGAAAATAAAGTAAATGGTTTTAAATTTCGACCTAATGATCATAGCTCAATTAGTAGTATGTTCTCTACGATAATGAATTGTAAAAGAGAGGAAGTAAAAGAAAAGGGAGAATCTTGGTCCCAAGAGGTTCGATCGAATTTTGAATGGAAAGAAGTCGTTAGAGAAGTTATTTTGACGGCCCAAAATAATAATTGA
- the wecB gene encoding non-hydrolyzing UDP-N-acetylglucosamine 2-epimerase: MKLLVVVGTRPNFIKVTQFRKRILEKYSGFDLKIVHTGQHYDEKMADVFFSQFDLHPDYFLNISPNSPVKQMAEIMVSLEDLIDNIYTPDLIIVPGDVNSTLAAAIVANKKGIKLAHLESGLRSFDLGMPEEWNRLLVDEMADYYFVTEESGLTFLEKEGRKGKVFHVGNTMIDTMVAFECQIQANPILQDLNVKEREFVLMTVHRPSNVDHRKGIETLIRLLEYLDQRFKVVFPIHPRTRARIKDFGFEEAFVGLKNVFTTPPLDYFAFQKLIASCKMVLTDSGGIQEETTFRQVPCLTLRENTERPVTVDLGTNTLVPFDFETIQRYVDQVILGTYKTGQVPPFWDGKATDRILEKLQDIANENIILSS, translated from the coding sequence ATGAAGTTATTGGTGGTTGTCGGCACAAGACCGAATTTTATCAAGGTTACGCAGTTTCGAAAGCGAATTTTAGAAAAGTATTCTGGTTTTGATCTTAAAATCGTTCATACAGGACAACATTATGATGAAAAGATGGCCGATGTTTTTTTTAGCCAATTTGATTTACATCCAGATTATTTTTTGAATATAAGCCCAAATTCGCCCGTCAAACAAATGGCTGAAATCATGGTGTCTTTGGAGGATTTGATTGACAATATCTATACGCCGGATTTGATTATTGTACCTGGTGATGTGAATTCTACATTGGCCGCAGCGATAGTCGCTAATAAAAAGGGGATTAAATTGGCCCACCTGGAAAGTGGCTTACGTTCTTTTGACTTGGGGATGCCCGAAGAGTGGAATCGCTTGTTGGTGGATGAAATGGCTGATTACTATTTTGTGACAGAGGAAAGTGGATTAACTTTCTTAGAGAAGGAAGGTCGCAAGGGAAAGGTATTTCATGTCGGGAACACGATGATTGATACCATGGTTGCTTTTGAATGCCAGATTCAAGCGAATCCAATTCTTCAGGATTTAAACGTCAAGGAGAGAGAGTTTGTTCTAATGACAGTTCACCGGCCTTCGAATGTAGATCATAGAAAAGGAATAGAAACTTTAATTCGTCTATTAGAATATCTGGACCAACGTTTTAAGGTTGTTTTTCCAATTCACCCAAGAACGAGGGCTAGGATAAAGGATTTCGGGTTTGAGGAAGCGTTTGTTGGTCTGAAAAATGTGTTTACGACTCCACCTTTAGATTATTTTGCTTTTCAGAAATTAATAGCTTCATGCAAGATGGTGTTAACGGATAGCGGTGGCATTCAAGAGGAGACGACTTTTAGGCAAGTGCCTTGTTTGACGCTTCGGGAGAATACGGAACGACCGGTTACTGTTGATCTTGGAACGAATACGTTGGTACCTTTCGATTTCGAAACGATACAGCGATACGTCGACCAAGTTATTCTGGGAACCTACAAGACCGGTCAGGTGCCACCTTTTTGGGATGGAAAGGCTACAGACAGGATTTTGGAAAAGCTTCAAGATATTGCAAATGAAAATATTATACTTAGTAGCTAG
- a CDS encoding TDP-N-acetylfucosamine:lipid II N-acetylfucosaminyltransferase — protein MIIHLATDEKFIDIAISLFLEVDLDEHLFIIDHPASLPITHVKNHGIQRRDLSDERDFSDVVRMINEASATVFHGFFSISFQKLVQTVSAKAILHWNSWGGDAYFGPGMDEWIYQTETLAWLKKKRSLAHNFSDLLYRYFPVFFSHTYRFLKGKSFYYTKAKALRQRFNSFSTILPQEEKIYRQYWGLKTPCLPFSYGSIAQYIPDNLKDRRVIGSDILIGNSATPTNNHIEALTGLNTVGILDFGNSIKINLPLNYGDTQYAQEISTHAEKFFEGKVRILSDFMPRDVYHDQILYQSRHVIMNHHRQQAVGNCLVSLWAGANLYLNDRSVLASFLKDLGVFFFCVEKDLQKFQGLGLSLEQVEENRDKLNRYYSHSIVLERTYKLTRGLLSNHRNVLDQAVEES, from the coding sequence ATGATAATACACTTAGCAACCGATGAGAAATTTATTGATATAGCTATCTCACTGTTCCTAGAAGTGGATCTGGATGAGCATCTTTTCATTATTGACCATCCGGCGTCATTACCCATTACACATGTTAAAAATCATGGAATACAGCGCCGAGACTTATCGGATGAGCGTGATTTTTCAGATGTAGTTAGAATGATTAATGAAGCTAGCGCTACTGTTTTTCATGGATTTTTCTCTATATCTTTTCAGAAGTTGGTACAAACGGTATCAGCGAAAGCTATTTTGCATTGGAACAGTTGGGGAGGAGATGCCTATTTCGGTCCAGGAATGGATGAATGGATTTATCAGACTGAGACTTTAGCTTGGTTAAAGAAAAAGAGGAGCTTAGCACATAATTTCTCGGATTTGCTCTATCGGTATTTTCCCGTTTTCTTCTCTCATACTTATCGCTTCTTAAAGGGGAAAAGCTTTTATTATACCAAGGCAAAGGCTTTGAGGCAACGCTTCAATTCTTTTTCTACGATCTTGCCTCAAGAAGAGAAAATATATAGGCAATATTGGGGGTTGAAGACACCTTGTTTACCTTTTTCGTATGGTTCTATTGCGCAGTATATACCAGATAATCTTAAAGATCGACGTGTTATAGGTAGTGATATCTTGATTGGAAATTCTGCGACGCCTACGAATAACCATATTGAAGCGCTGACTGGTTTGAATACTGTAGGGATTTTGGATTTTGGTAATTCAATAAAGATTAATTTACCGCTTAATTATGGCGATACTCAGTATGCTCAGGAAATTAGTACGCATGCGGAGAAATTTTTTGAGGGAAAGGTGAGAATACTATCTGATTTTATGCCACGGGATGTTTATCATGATCAAATCTTGTATCAATCGAGGCATGTCATTATGAATCATCACCGCCAGCAAGCGGTAGGGAATTGTTTAGTTTCTCTTTGGGCGGGAGCTAATTTATATCTGAATGATCGCTCTGTTCTTGCATCATTTTTAAAAGATTTAGGTGTTTTCTTCTTTTGTGTAGAGAAAGATCTTCAAAAATTTCAAGGCTTAGGATTGAGTTTGGAACAGGTAGAGGAGAATAGAGATAAATTAAACCGTTATTATTCTCATTCGATTGTATTGGAGAGAACATATAAATTGACTCGGGGTCTACTGAGTAATCATAGAAATGTATTAGATCAGGCAGTCGAAGAATCTTGA
- a CDS encoding dTDP-4-amino-4,6-dideoxyglucose formyltransferase, with translation MKVLLLTDNDQLLRRFRELVGEGDLDLIKSYHFEYAYSWNNQEFREKYKNDDRIFPLKVATNTHELIRKYKVIFSLHCKQFFPEELVKNVRCINVHPGLNPYNRGWFPQVFSIINGLPCGATIHEIDEKLDHGPVICQEEVVIEKWDTSFSAYNKILDAEIRLLRNSLVDILDNKYVAVSKPEGNVNLKRDFDDLCEIDLDNTDTFLNHINKLRALTHGEYSNAFFFDEEGRKIFINIEMTRE, from the coding sequence ATGAAAGTTTTACTATTAACAGATAATGACCAATTATTAAGGCGTTTTAGGGAATTAGTTGGAGAGGGTGATTTAGATCTAATTAAAAGTTATCACTTCGAATATGCCTATAGCTGGAATAATCAAGAATTTAGAGAAAAGTATAAAAATGATGATCGGATTTTTCCGCTTAAAGTCGCCACAAATACCCATGAGCTAATTAGAAAATACAAGGTTATATTTTCATTACATTGTAAACAGTTTTTTCCTGAAGAATTAGTCAAGAATGTTAGGTGTATTAATGTGCATCCTGGTTTAAATCCCTATAACAGAGGTTGGTTTCCTCAGGTTTTTTCTATTATTAATGGTTTGCCATGTGGTGCTACAATCCATGAAATTGATGAGAAATTGGATCATGGGCCGGTAATTTGTCAAGAAGAGGTTGTGATTGAAAAGTGGGATACGTCGTTTTCAGCCTATAATAAGATATTAGATGCCGAGATTCGTTTGTTGAGAAATAGTTTAGTAGATATTCTTGATAATAAGTATGTGGCAGTTTCAAAGCCTGAAGGCAATGTGAATTTGAAGCGCGATTTTGATGATCTGTGTGAAATTGATCTTGATAATACTGACACCTTTTTGAATCATATTAATAAGTTACGTGCTTTAACACATGGGGAATATTCGAATGCTTTTTTTTTCGATGAAGAAGGCCGAAAAATCTTTATAAATATTGAAATGACAAGGGAGTGA